In Paracoccaceae bacterium Fryx2, a single genomic region encodes these proteins:
- the phnN gene encoding phosphonate metabolism protein/1,5-bisphosphokinase (PRPP-forming) PhnN, with protein MPGAILAVVGPSGAGKDTLIDAARRVRPDLVIVRRVITRPETAGGEPFEGVTAEEFARRRTAGGFVLDWQAHGLRYGIPVGVLADLAAGRTVIFNGSRAMLAQAGAAFPGLVVIHVTAPVPVLAARLAARGRESAEDIARRLSRAPEPFPPGLPVREVQNAGALETAVAAFLDALQPVRV; from the coding sequence ATGCCGGGGGCGATCCTTGCCGTGGTCGGCCCGTCGGGGGCGGGCAAGGATACGCTGATCGACGCGGCGCGGCGGGTGCGGCCCGATCTGGTGATCGTGCGCCGGGTCATCACCCGGCCGGAGACGGCGGGGGGCGAGCCGTTCGAGGGGGTGACGGCGGAAGAATTCGCCCGGCGCCGCACGGCGGGGGGCTTCGTGCTGGACTGGCAGGCGCATGGGCTGCGCTACGGCATCCCTGTAGGCGTGCTTGCCGATCTTGCGGCGGGGCGGACGGTGATCTTCAACGGCAGCCGGGCGATGCTGGCGCAGGCGGGGGCGGCGTTTCCGGGGCTGGTGGTGATCCATGTCACCGCACCCGTGCCGGTGCTGGCCGCAAGGCTGGCCGCGCGGGGGCGCGAAAGCGCGGAGGACATCGCACGCCGCCTGAGCCGCGCGCCCGAGCCGTTCCCGCCCGGCCTGCCGGTGCGCGAGGTGCAGAACGCGGGCGCGCTGGAAACGGCGGTGGCGGCGTTTCTGGATGCCCTTCAACCGGTCAGGGTGTAG
- a CDS encoding DUF1045 domain-containing protein, whose amino-acid sequence MQGFERYAIYFAPDPGPLADFTAAWLGWDAQAGVRVVQPDIPGLPRPVEEITATPRKYGFHGTVKPPFRLARGSDVTDLHAAMLALCGHLAPVSTPALALHRLGGFVALTPLGDPAPLADLAARVVAALDGFRAVPTHAELARRRPERLSPRQREHLDRWGYPYVMDEFRFHLTLTGNLPEAEADQVVEVLAPVLAPLLPAPFRVSSLCLFGQAEDGLFHLLHRYTLTG is encoded by the coding sequence ATGCAGGGATTTGAACGCTACGCAATCTACTTTGCGCCCGATCCGGGGCCCTTGGCCGATTTCACCGCCGCCTGGCTGGGCTGGGATGCACAGGCCGGGGTGAGGGTGGTGCAGCCCGACATTCCCGGCCTGCCCCGCCCTGTGGAGGAGATCACCGCCACCCCGCGCAAGTATGGCTTTCACGGCACCGTCAAGCCGCCCTTCCGGCTGGCGCGGGGCTCTGACGTGACCGACCTTCATGCTGCAATGCTGGCGCTGTGCGGGCATCTGGCCCCGGTGTCCACCCCTGCACTGGCGCTGCACCGGCTGGGCGGTTTCGTGGCGCTGACCCCGCTGGGCGACCCGGCGCCGCTGGCAGACCTTGCCGCCCGGGTGGTCGCGGCGCTGGACGGCTTTCGCGCCGTCCCGACCCATGCCGAGCTTGCCCGCCGCCGCCCCGAAAGGCTTAGCCCGCGCCAGCGCGAGCATCTCGACCGCTGGGGCTACCCCTATGTGATGGACGAGTTCCGCTTTCACCTGACGCTGACCGGCAACCTGCCGGAAGCCGAGGCCGATCAGGTGGTGGAAGTGCTCGCCCCCGTGCTGGCCCCCCTGCTGCCCGCGCCCTTCCGGGTGTCCAGCCTGTGTCTGTTCGGGCAGGCCGAAGACGGTCTGTTCCACCTGTTGCACCGCTACACCCTGACCGGTTGA
- a CDS encoding alpha-D-ribose 1-methylphosphonate 5-triphosphate diphosphatase: protein MTEIVLANATLILPGEVVHGSLRLVEGRIAEIGQGRAIPIGGVDCEGDLVLPGLVELHTDNLERHIEPRPKVDWPHASAIIAHDTELAGVGITTVFDALRVGSVISKAKGNYGEYARALADEILDLRAHGALRISHFLHLRAEICSETLVEEMAKFGPVDRVGIVSLMDHTPGQRQFRDVTQLKNYVCGKHGYSEAEFAEHVSGQQALSARMGALHEATAVAEARRYGAVLASHDDTEAAHVVRSAAHGAHFAEFPTTQEAAQACRDNGIAVMMGAPNLIRGGSHSGNVAAKALAEAGLLDIVSSDYVPSALLSAGLMLGDLWGDMPRGVATVTRAPAAAAGLRDRGYLHPGARADVIRVARLGPAAVVRGTWVQGRRVA from the coding sequence ATGACCGAAATCGTCCTCGCCAACGCAACCCTGATCCTGCCCGGTGAAGTGGTGCATGGCAGCCTGCGTCTTGTCGAGGGGCGGATTGCCGAGATCGGGCAGGGCCGGGCCATTCCGATTGGCGGGGTGGACTGCGAGGGCGATCTGGTGCTGCCCGGTCTGGTGGAACTGCACACCGACAATCTGGAACGCCACATCGAGCCGCGCCCCAAGGTCGACTGGCCGCACGCCTCGGCGATCATCGCGCATGACACCGAGCTTGCGGGCGTCGGCATCACCACGGTGTTCGATGCGCTGCGGGTCGGGTCGGTGATCAGCAAGGCCAAGGGCAACTATGGCGAATATGCCCGCGCGCTGGCCGACGAGATCCTTGATTTGCGGGCACATGGCGCGCTGCGCATCAGCCATTTCCTGCATCTGCGGGCGGAAATCTGTTCCGAGACGCTGGTCGAGGAGATGGCGAAGTTCGGCCCGGTGGACCGGGTCGGGATCGTCTCGCTGATGGATCACACCCCCGGCCAGCGCCAGTTCCGCGACGTGACGCAGCTGAAGAACTACGTATGCGGCAAGCACGGCTATTCCGAGGCCGAGTTTGCCGAGCATGTCTCCGGCCAGCAGGCGCTGTCGGCGCGGATGGGGGCGCTGCACGAGGCGACGGCGGTGGCCGAGGCGCGGCGCTATGGCGCGGTGCTGGCGAGCCACGACGACACCGAGGCCGCGCATGTGGTGCGCTCGGCCGCGCATGGCGCGCATTTCGCCGAGTTTCCGACGACGCAGGAGGCCGCGCAGGCCTGCCGCGACAACGGCATCGCGGTGATGATGGGCGCGCCGAACCTGATCCGGGGCGGCTCGCATTCCGGCAACGTGGCGGCCAAGGCGCTGGCCGAGGCGGGGCTGCTGGACATCGTGTCGTCGGATTACGTGCCCTCGGCGCTGCTGTCGGCGGGGCTGATGCTGGGGGATCTGTGGGGTGACATGCCGCGAGGGGTGGCGACGGTGACGCGCGCGCCGGCCGCCGCGGCGGGGTTGCGCGACCGTGGTTATCTGCACCCCGGCGCGCGGGCCGACGTGATTCGCGTCGCGCGGCTCGGCCCGGCGGCCGTGGTGCGCGGCACCTGGGTGCAGGGCCGCCGCGTCGCCTGA
- a CDS encoding CehA/McbA family metallohydrolase → MTRLSAFTAPGRFWRGNLHTHSTRSDGVLSPAEVCRRYRAEGYDFLALTDHFIGCYGYPLVDTVPFRGEGFTTILGAELHSGPMANGELWHILAVGLPPDFAPGHAPDFSVVEGMETGPEIAARAVAAGAFVAVAHPQWSGLTLADARSIEAAHAVEIYNHGCANGCDRPDGFSIADLLLTEGRRLSLIATDDAHFYEPDHFGGWVMVKAPENTPEALLAALKAGEFYSSQGPELRDVRIEGDRVVVESSAVMSVIIQGAGTAATGLHGHSMTRTEVPLARLTRSGSPFLRVSVIDAAGRRAWSNPVFF, encoded by the coding sequence ATGACCCGCCTCTCCGCCTTCACCGCCCCCGGCCGCTTCTGGCGCGGCAACCTGCACACCCATTCCACCCGGTCGGACGGCGTGTTGTCCCCGGCCGAGGTCTGCCGCCGCTACCGCGCCGAGGGCTACGACTTCCTTGCCTTGACCGACCATTTCATCGGCTGCTACGGCTATCCGCTGGTCGATACCGTGCCGTTCCGGGGCGAGGGTTTCACCACCATCCTTGGCGCCGAACTGCATTCGGGGCCGATGGCGAACGGCGAACTCTGGCACATTCTGGCGGTGGGCCTGCCGCCCGATTTCGCGCCCGGCCATGCGCCCGATTTCTCGGTGGTGGAAGGGATGGAGACCGGCCCCGAGATCGCCGCCCGCGCGGTGGCGGCGGGGGCCTTCGTCGCGGTGGCGCATCCGCAATGGTCGGGGCTGACGCTGGCCGATGCGCGGAGCATCGAGGCGGCCCACGCGGTCGAGATCTACAACCACGGCTGCGCCAACGGTTGCGACCGGCCAGACGGCTTTTCCATTGCCGACCTGTTGCTGACCGAGGGCCGCCGGCTGAGCCTGATCGCCACCGACGACGCGCATTTCTACGAGCCCGACCATTTCGGCGGCTGGGTGATGGTGAAGGCGCCCGAAAATACCCCCGAGGCGCTGCTGGCGGCGCTGAAGGCGGGCGAGTTCTACTCCTCGCAGGGGCCCGAGTTGCGCGACGTGCGGATCGAGGGCGACCGGGTGGTGGTGGAAAGCTCGGCCGTGATGTCGGTGATCATCCAGGGGGCGGGCACGGCGGCGACGGGGTTGCACGGCCATTCGATGACGCGCACCGAGGTGCCGCTGGCCCGGCTGACGCGGTCGGGCTCGCCCTTCCTTCGGGTGTCGGTGATCGATGCGGCGGGCAGGCGGGCCTGGTCGAACCCGGTGTTCTTCTGA
- a CDS encoding ABC transporter ATP-binding protein — MVQRLTRGFGGAPVVADVSLDIAPGQVMCLLGPSGCGKSTTLRMIAGVERPENGCIAIDGRVVCDGVTHLPPEARSVGLMFQDFALFPHLTVAHNVAFGLKTDRAAKARRVDELLERVNLTGFGAKHPHQLSGGEQQRVALARALAPRPRVMLMDEPFSGLDNRLRDGIRDTTLEVLKEEGAAVLLVTHEPDEAMRMADQIALMRAGRIVQRGSPYNVYNAPMDKAAAAFFSDINVIPGVSRGALTETPFGAFLTPGHPDGGRVEIVIRPQHLKIDFDRGGRGPNPTPQDGTPARGTVIRARYLGRESLVDFAMDHGDLRLTASVPGVFLPKTGTVLWLMFRRDRCFVFPVGR; from the coding sequence ATGGTGCAACGCCTGACCCGCGGTTTCGGCGGCGCGCCGGTGGTGGCGGATGTTTCGCTCGACATCGCGCCGGGGCAGGTGATGTGCCTGCTGGGCCCCTCGGGCTGCGGCAAGTCCACCACACTGCGGATGATCGCCGGGGTCGAACGCCCCGAGAACGGCTGCATCGCGATCGACGGCCGGGTGGTCTGCGACGGGGTGACCCATCTGCCGCCCGAGGCGCGCTCGGTCGGGCTGATGTTTCAGGATTTCGCGCTGTTCCCGCATCTGACGGTGGCGCACAATGTGGCCTTCGGGCTGAAGACCGACCGTGCGGCGAAAGCGCGCCGGGTTGATGAACTGCTGGAGCGGGTGAACCTGACCGGCTTCGGTGCCAAGCATCCGCACCAGTTGTCGGGGGGCGAGCAGCAGCGGGTGGCGCTGGCGCGCGCCCTCGCCCCGCGCCCGCGCGTCATGCTGATGGACGAGCCGTTTTCGGGCCTCGACAACCGGCTGCGCGACGGCATCCGCGACACCACGCTGGAGGTGCTGAAGGAGGAAGGCGCCGCCGTGCTGCTGGTGACGCACGAACCCGACGAGGCGATGCGGATGGCCGACCAGATCGCGCTGATGCGCGCCGGGCGGATCGTGCAGCGCGGATCGCCCTACAACGTCTACAACGCGCCGATGGACAAGGCGGCGGCGGCGTTCTTTTCCGACATCAACGTGATCCCCGGCGTTTCGCGCGGGGCGCTGACCGAAACCCCGTTCGGCGCCTTCCTGACCCCGGGCCACCCCGATGGCGGGCGGGTGGAGATCGTGATCCGCCCGCAGCATCTGAAGATCGACTTCGACCGGGGCGGGCGCGGGCCGAACCCCACGCCGCAGGATGGCACGCCCGCGCGTGGCACGGTGATCCGTGCCCGCTATCTGGGCCGGGAAAGCCTGGTGGACTTCGCGATGGACCATGGCGACCTGCGGCTGACAGCCTCGGTGCCCGGCGTGTTTCTGCCCAAGACCGGCACGGTGCTGTGGCTGATGTTCCGCCGCGACCGCTGTTTCGTGTTTCCGGTCGGGCGTTAG
- the tatA gene encoding twin-arginine translocase TatA/TatE family subunit — MFNNIGPMGLILIAIVVLVLFGRGKVSSLMGEVGKGITAFKKGVSEESTTIEKTADVTRDVTPVADKDKV; from the coding sequence ATGTTCAACAATATCGGCCCGATGGGCCTGATCCTGATCGCAATCGTCGTGCTGGTGCTGTTCGGGCGCGGCAAGGTAAGCTCGCTGATGGGTGAAGTCGGCAAGGGCATCACCGCCTTCAAGAAGGGTGTCAGCGAAGAGTCGACCACCATCGAAAAGACCGCAGACGTGACGCGCGATGTCACCCCGGTTGCGGACAAAGACAAGGTCTGA
- the tatB gene encoding Sec-independent protein translocase protein TatB — protein sequence MFDIGWSELLVIGVVALIVIGPKDLPDMFRTMGRFTAKARGMAREFSRAMESAAKESGVKDVADDLRSATSSKNLGLDAVKQAATKFEAWDPLKKPVVKPAGPVPAAAVAAAAAPAAMGPATQALADAQAARRAELAAAATRAEIAADEEFDDFDDAPAKPAPGTPTTGKYDA from the coding sequence ATGTTTGACATCGGCTGGTCCGAACTGCTGGTGATCGGGGTCGTGGCACTGATCGTGATCGGGCCGAAGGATCTGCCCGACATGTTCCGCACCATGGGCCGCTTCACCGCCAAGGCACGCGGCATGGCGCGCGAGTTCTCGCGCGCGATGGAGTCGGCGGCCAAGGAGTCGGGCGTCAAGGACGTGGCCGACGATCTGCGCAGCGCCACCTCCTCGAAGAACCTCGGGCTGGATGCGGTCAAGCAGGCCGCGACCAAGTTCGAAGCCTGGGACCCGCTGAAAAAACCCGTCGTGAAGCCCGCAGGCCCGGTTCCGGCGGCTGCCGTTGCGGCAGCGGCCGCGCCCGCGGCCATGGGGCCTGCGACGCAGGCACTGGCCGATGCACAGGCCGCAAGGCGCGCCGAACTGGCCGCGGCGGCCACCCGCGCCGAAATTGCCGCCGACGAAGAGTTTGACGATTTCGACGACGCGCCCGCGAAACCCGCCCCCGGCACGCCGACAACCGGGAAATACGACGCATGA
- the tatC gene encoding twin-arginine translocase subunit TatC codes for MRRMSSDHIEDSSAPLIEHLTELRNRIMYSIGAFLVGMILCFTVWNPIFNFLTQPICDALALRGQDCGLVLIKLQEGFFVAVKISFMGGFMLAFPMIAYQMWRFVAPGLYKSEKGAFLPFLLASPIMFAMGSLFAFYVVLPIAFDFFLGFQQMMVTDPGMIDGEVTPAPGTAGVVFQGSMEQYLALTTNFILAFGLCFQLPVLLTLMGKAGLVSSRGLKGMRKYAIVMILIVAALVTPPDVMSQMILFLAIYPLYEVSIFLISRIEKKREARLRAEGLWVDDEDEDTGKA; via the coding sequence ATACGACGCATGAGCAGCGACCACATCGAGGACAGCAGCGCGCCGCTGATCGAGCATCTGACAGAATTGCGCAACCGGATCATGTATTCGATCGGGGCCTTTCTTGTCGGGATGATCCTGTGCTTCACGGTGTGGAACCCGATATTCAACTTTCTGACCCAACCGATCTGCGACGCGCTGGCCCTGCGCGGGCAGGATTGCGGGCTGGTGCTGATCAAGCTGCAGGAAGGTTTCTTCGTCGCGGTGAAGATCTCGTTCATGGGCGGCTTCATGCTGGCCTTTCCGATGATTGCCTACCAGATGTGGCGGTTCGTGGCCCCCGGCCTCTACAAGTCGGAAAAGGGCGCGTTTCTGCCCTTCCTGCTGGCCTCGCCGATCATGTTCGCCATGGGGTCGCTGTTCGCGTTTTATGTCGTTCTGCCGATTGCCTTCGATTTCTTCCTCGGCTTCCAGCAGATGATGGTCACCGACCCCGGGATGATCGACGGCGAGGTGACGCCCGCGCCGGGCACGGCTGGCGTGGTGTTCCAGGGGTCGATGGAGCAGTATCTGGCGCTGACCACCAATTTCATCCTGGCCTTCGGGCTGTGCTTCCAGTTGCCGGTGCTGCTGACGCTGATGGGCAAGGCGGGGCTGGTGTCGTCGCGAGGGCTCAAGGGGATGCGCAAATATGCCATCGTGATGATCCTGATCGTGGCGGCCCTGGTGACGCCGCCCGACGTCATGTCGCAGATGATCCTGTTCCTCGCGATCTACCCGCTGTACGAAGTTTCGATCTTCCTGATCTCGCGCATCGAGAAGAAGCGCGAGGCGCGGCTGCGGGCCGAGGGCCTGTGGGTTGATGACGAGGACGAGGATACCGGCAAGGCATGA
- a CDS encoding ATP-binding protein: MTAGADLARIAAALERLSPAPMAAPDFVTADAFIWHTAPDRLEPVAKVSRVDLGLLVGVNRARDILLENTQHFARGLPANNALLWGARGMGKSSLVKAVHAAVCGQGLALKIVELSREDLPSVGRLLKHLRASDQRFILFCDDLSFSHDDQHYKSLKAVLDGGIEGRPANVILYATSNRRHLMPRDMIENERSTAISPSEAVEEKVSLSDRFGLWLGFHPCTQDEYLAMIDGYCAAHGVAVEVDDLRAAAIEWQATRGARSGRVAWQFFTDLAARHGVRLQDDDFSTKNPPRDPAQVGGKGDFS, translated from the coding sequence ATGACTGCGGGCGCCGACCTTGCCCGCATCGCGGCGGCACTGGAACGGCTGAGCCCGGCGCCGATGGCTGCCCCCGATTTCGTGACCGCAGATGCCTTCATCTGGCACACCGCCCCCGACCGGCTGGAGCCGGTGGCAAAGGTGTCGCGGGTCGACCTTGGCCTGCTGGTCGGGGTGAACCGCGCCCGCGACATCCTTCTGGAAAACACGCAGCATTTCGCCCGCGGCCTGCCGGCCAACAACGCCCTGCTCTGGGGCGCGCGCGGGATGGGCAAGTCGAGCCTCGTCAAGGCGGTTCATGCGGCGGTGTGCGGGCAGGGGCTGGCGCTGAAGATCGTGGAACTGAGCCGCGAGGATCTGCCGTCGGTCGGGCGGCTGCTCAAGCACCTGCGCGCATCGGACCAGCGGTTCATCCTGTTCTGCGACGACCTGTCGTTCAGCCATGACGACCAGCACTACAAGTCGCTGAAGGCGGTGCTGGATGGCGGGATCGAGGGGCGGCCGGCCAACGTGATCCTCTATGCCACCTCGAACCGCCGCCATCTGATGCCGCGCGACATGATCGAGAACGAACGCTCGACTGCCATCAGCCCGTCGGAGGCGGTGGAGGAAAAGGTGTCGCTGTCGGACCGCTTCGGGCTGTGGCTGGGCTTCCACCCCTGCACGCAGGACGAGTATCTGGCAATGATCGACGGCTACTGCGCGGCGCATGGCGTGGCGGTGGAGGTAGACGACCTGCGCGCCGCAGCCATCGAATGGCAGGCAACGCGCGGCGCGCGTTCGGGCCGGGTGGCGTGGCAGTTCTTCACCGACCTTGCCGCGCGCCATGGGGTCCGGCTTCAGGACGACGATTTTTCTACGAAAAATCCGCCCCGTGACCCGGCGCAGGTCGGCGGGAAGGGTGATTTTTCGTAG
- a CDS encoding LysM peptidoglycan-binding domain-containing M23 family metallopeptidase, whose protein sequence is MTMTVSRMRALWLGTALAALGACTTSEMDWDLRSRAGSLNTADAARQATAERPRADDRGVLSYPGYQVALARQGDTVASLSARVGLDAAEVARHNALGVGDPLRGGEVLALPRRVAEPPRGTAGAIYGSPITTDRIDVTSIASGAIDRASGSSSSSSAPAGWQTGPQPVAAARAEPARHKVARGETAYSIARTYNVSARSLADWNGLGPDLAVREGQFLMIPTALPGEARPTASVTPPGAGSPTPEPPSAAKPLPAEKTAAAAAPTPGTPASPDLGASRTAASAARFAMPVEGKIIRGYVQKKNDGIDIAAAPGTPVKAAADGTVAAITKDTDQVPILVLRHADNLLTVYAGIDGIKVAKGATIQRGQTLAVIRAANPAFLHFEVRKGFDSVDPMPYLQ, encoded by the coding sequence ATGACAATGACTGTTTCGCGGATGCGCGCCCTCTGGCTCGGCACGGCACTGGCCGCGCTCGGGGCCTGCACGACATCCGAGATGGATTGGGACCTGCGGTCCCGCGCCGGGTCGCTGAACACCGCCGACGCGGCGCGCCAGGCCACCGCCGAACGCCCGAGGGCCGACGACCGGGGCGTGCTGTCCTACCCCGGCTACCAGGTGGCGCTGGCGCGGCAAGGTGATACGGTGGCAAGCCTGTCGGCCCGGGTCGGGCTCGATGCGGCCGAGGTGGCACGGCACAACGCGCTGGGTGTCGGTGATCCGCTGCGCGGGGGCGAAGTGCTGGCCCTGCCACGCCGGGTGGCCGAACCGCCCAGAGGCACCGCCGGGGCCATTTACGGCTCGCCGATCACAACCGACCGGATCGACGTGACCAGCATTGCCTCTGGCGCCATCGACCGCGCGTCAGGCAGCAGCAGCAGCAGCAGTGCCCCCGCAGGCTGGCAGACCGGCCCGCAACCCGTCGCGGCCGCCAGGGCCGAACCCGCCCGCCACAAGGTCGCGCGCGGCGAGACCGCCTATTCCATCGCCCGGACCTACAACGTCTCGGCCCGGTCCCTCGCCGACTGGAACGGGCTTGGGCCCGATCTCGCGGTGCGCGAGGGCCAGTTCCTGATGATCCCGACCGCGCTGCCCGGCGAGGCACGGCCCACCGCATCGGTCACCCCGCCCGGCGCCGGCTCGCCCACGCCCGAGCCGCCCTCGGCCGCCAAGCCGCTGCCCGCCGAAAAGACCGCGGCCGCCGCCGCCCCGACCCCCGGCACCCCCGCCTCGCCCGACCTTGGCGCCTCCCGAACGGCCGCTTCGGCAGCGCGCTTCGCCATGCCGGTCGAAGGCAAGATCATCCGCGGCTACGTGCAGAAGAAGAACGACGGCATCGACATCGCCGCGGCACCGGGCACGCCGGTAAAGGCGGCGGCCGACGGCACGGTGGCCGCCATCACCAAGGACACCGATCAGGTGCCGATCCTGGTGCTGCGCCATGCCGACAACCTGCTGACGGTCTATGCCGGGATCGACGGCATCAAGGTGGCCAAGGGCGCCACCATCCAGCGCGGCCAGACCCTGGCGGTGATCCGCGCCGCCAACCCGGCCTTCCTCCATTTCGAGGTGCGCAAGGGCTTCGATTCCGTCGACCCGATGCCCTATCTGCAATGA
- a CDS encoding protein-L-isoaspartate(D-aspartate) O-methyltransferase: MTDGDPPDADDIAMRKMRFLFALRSRGVTDGRVLTAMERIDRGRFVRGLFADRAYEDMPLPIACGQTISQPSVVGLMTQALEVSPRDKVLEVGTGSGYQAAILSQLARRIYTVDRHRRLVREAQEVFRDLALTNITAFAADGSFGLPEQAPFDRILVTAAAEDPPGPLLAQLRIGGIMVLPVGQSDTVQRLIKVTRNEGGFDYEELRPVRFVPLVEGIGTE, translated from the coding sequence ATGACGGATGGCGACCCGCCGGACGCAGACGACATCGCCATGCGCAAGATGCGCTTCCTGTTCGCCCTGCGCTCGCGCGGGGTCACCGATGGCCGGGTGCTGACCGCGATGGAGCGGATCGACCGCGGCCGCTTCGTGCGCGGCCTGTTCGCAGACCGCGCCTATGAGGACATGCCGCTGCCGATTGCCTGCGGCCAGACCATCAGCCAGCCCTCGGTGGTCGGGCTGATGACCCAGGCGCTGGAGGTCAGCCCGCGCGACAAGGTGCTGGAAGTCGGCACCGGCTCTGGCTACCAGGCGGCGATCCTCAGCCAGCTTGCCCGCCGCATCTACACGGTGGACCGCCACCGCCGTCTGGTGCGCGAGGCGCAGGAGGTGTTTCGCGACCTCGCCCTGACCAACATCACAGCCTTTGCCGCCGACGGCAGCTTCGGTCTGCCCGAACAGGCGCCGTTCGACCGCATCCTGGTGACCGCCGCCGCCGAAGACCCGCCCGGCCCGCTCTTGGCGCAGTTGCGGATCGGGGGTATCATGGTGCTGCCGGTCGGCCAGTCCGACACGGTGCAACGCCTGATCAAGGTCACCCGGAATGAGGGTGGCTTCGACTACGAAGAGCTTAGACCCGTGCGGTTCGTGCCTCTCGTGGAAGGCATCGGAACCGAATAG
- the surE gene encoding 5'/3'-nucleotidase SurE yields MRILITNDDGINAPGLEVLTQIATEIAGPGGEVWTVAPAFEQSGVGHCISYTHPMMILKLAPRRFAAEGSPADCVLAALYDVLQGARPDLVLSGVNRGNNAAENVLYSGTIGGAMEAALQGLPAIALSQFLGPETEGLADPFEASRSHGAAVVRALLDKGLWDGGDYRLFYNVNFPPLPAAAVRGHRVAAQGFRRDTSFGVEPHISPSGRRFLWIKGGPQHSPTLPGTDVAVNLDGYISITPLRADLTAHDRLAELEASLG; encoded by the coding sequence ATGCGCATTCTGATCACCAATGACGACGGCATCAACGCACCGGGGCTGGAGGTTCTGACCCAGATCGCGACCGAGATCGCAGGCCCCGGGGGCGAGGTCTGGACGGTGGCGCCGGCCTTCGAGCAGTCGGGCGTCGGGCACTGCATCAGCTACACCCACCCGATGATGATCCTGAAACTGGCGCCGCGCCGCTTTGCCGCCGAGGGCAGCCCGGCCGACTGCGTGCTGGCCGCACTTTACGACGTGCTGCAGGGCGCGCGGCCCGATCTGGTGCTGTCGGGCGTGAACCGGGGGAACAACGCGGCAGAGAATGTGCTTTACTCCGGCACGATCGGCGGCGCGATGGAGGCGGCCTTGCAGGGCCTGCCCGCCATTGCGCTGTCGCAGTTCCTTGGCCCCGAAACCGAGGGGCTGGCCGATCCGTTCGAGGCGTCGCGCAGTCATGGGGCGGCAGTCGTGCGGGCGCTTCTGGACAAGGGGTTGTGGGATGGTGGCGATTACCGGCTGTTCTACAACGTGAATTTTCCGCCGCTTCCCGCCGCGGCCGTGCGCGGCCACCGCGTCGCGGCCCAGGGCTTCCGCCGCGACACCTCTTTCGGGGTCGAGCCGCACATTTCGCCCTCGGGCCGCCGCTTCCTGTGGATCAAGGGCGGGCCACAACATTCCCCCACCCTGCCCGGCACCGACGTGGCGGTGAATCTCGACGGCTACATCTCGATCACCCCGCTGCGGGCCGACCTCACGGCGCATGACCGCCTCGCCGAACTGGAGGCGAGCCTCGGATGA
- a CDS encoding amino acid ABC transporter permease, translated as MRATLKRLIWADYLILACLAALGVFVWLRIAGTLNYTWAWERIPNYILRWDETTGRWLPNLLLQGLITTIRISLYAGLLALVLGVGLGLARVSRNAVLRMLARTYLELLRNIPPVVVVFIFYFFLSEQIIAATGLEGWARGIARRPEGAGLWGLFFGDMRRFPELMSGVIVLALFESAFVGEIVRAGIESVGRGQREAGASLGLTRMDTMRFVVLPQAMKSVTPPLANQFISLVKDSSIISLISVQDLTYKTGELVASTRMIFEAWITAAGLYFLLCFSLSLLFRRLERRPDRR; from the coding sequence ATGCGCGCCACCCTCAAACGGCTGATCTGGGCCGACTATCTGATCCTGGCCTGCCTTGCGGCGCTGGGGGTTTTCGTCTGGCTGCGGATCGCGGGCACGCTGAACTACACCTGGGCGTGGGAGCGGATACCGAACTACATCCTGCGCTGGGATGAAACGACGGGCCGCTGGCTGCCCAATCTGCTGTTGCAAGGGCTGATCACCACGATCCGCATCAGCCTTTATGCGGGCCTGCTGGCGCTGGTGCTGGGGGTCGGCCTCGGCCTCGCGCGGGTGTCGCGCAATGCCGTGCTGCGGATGCTGGCGCGCACGTATCTGGAGCTTCTGCGCAACATCCCCCCGGTGGTGGTGGTGTTCATCTTCTACTTCTTCCTGTCGGAACAGATCATTGCCGCCACCGGCCTTGAAGGCTGGGCCCGCGGCATCGCCCGCCGCCCGGAAGGGGCGGGCCTCTGGGGGCTGTTTTTCGGTGACATGCGGCGCTTTCCCGAACTGATGTCGGGGGTGATCGTGCTGGCGCTGTTCGAAAGCGCCTTTGTCGGAGAGATCGTCCGGGCGGGGATTGAATCGGTCGGGCGCGGCCAGCGCGAGGCCGGCGCTTCGCTGGGCCTGACGCGGATGGATACCATGCGCTTCGTGGTGCTGCCGCAGGCGATGAAGTCGGTGACGCCGCCGCTGGCAAACCAGTTCATCTCGCTGGTCAAGGACAGCTCGATCATCTCGCTGATCTCGGTGCAGGATCTGACCTACAAGACCGGCGAGCTGGTCGCCTCGACCCGGATGATCTTCGAGGCCTGGATCACCGCGGCCGGCCTCTATTTCCTGCTGTGTTTCAGCCTGTCGCTGCTGTTTCGCAGGCTGGAACGCCGACCCGACCGGCGCTGA